A genomic segment from Anas platyrhynchos isolate ZD024472 breed Pekin duck chromosome 5, IASCAAS_PekinDuck_T2T, whole genome shotgun sequence encodes:
- the G2E3 gene encoding G2/M phase-specific E3 ubiquitin-protein ligase → MSESNFDIQSPSCVLCGWTDNCPEKYGEKKTYVEHNLTVHYYCLLMSSGIWQRGGEDEGVDGFLITDIRKEVNRAAKLKCNICKKKGASIGCVAPKCKRSYHFPCGLRKECIFQFMENFRSYCWEHKPVQILPDKESRGPSQCTICLDLVEHLPLYSVLKSPCCKNAWFHRECLQYQALSAGIFFFRCTVCNNKDKFQEEMLRMGIHIPEKDASWELEENAYQDLLQCYQHCDIRRCLCKKGRDYNEPDSKWEIKRCQSCGSRGTHLACSSMKSWEQNWECVECRSIFAKPGKYSKQKKRSLATSEKTDGTTCLLEEPSPKYPRQSPGSQHSFLQSPKIICQNNLSPCSRLELPPSNRMTMSLSPLMSNSNWSLRKKQLRTQRREVSSILKELKQQISTKTTRLNINTENIWNTALKGFRQRNFRPTNTIEVKFTNCKNRLKTDTSTESKNLFFQLLMGHLQNSSLFEGSSAKNLSLDLQALKENLYFEAGKMIAVSLVHGGPSPGFFSKILFNCLVYGPENVKPNLDDVADTDVAQTIKKIKYSSSLSSLQSTIHECYDFLAAAGCLRPITDLCDKDMLVNDLLTYHVIKRIISPLESFRQGLKTLGVLEKMEMHPVAFSSIFCHKPERLSAETLCDLFTIHCSSGVKEVGGADFWMGYLQDVESGESVVTLEDILYFVTGSFSIPPIGFDPEPTIKFLYVGYPIGNRLLNCLELPITKTYESFKNKMELTIRNTLRVERE, encoded by the exons ATGAGTGAAAGCAATTTTGACATTCAAAGTCCAT CCTGTGTTCTCTGTGGATGGACAGACAACTGTCCTGAAaagtatggagaaaaaaagacctATGTGGAACACAATCTCACTGTTCATTATTACTGTTTG TTGATGTCAAGTGGTATTTGGCAGAGGGGAGGAGAAGACGAAGGTGTGGACGGATTTTTGATCACAGATATTAGAAAAGAAGTTAACAGAGCTGCAAAACTG AAATGTAACATCTGTAAGAAGAAGGGTGCTTCAATTGGATGTGTAGCTCCCAAATGCAAGCGAAGTTACCATTTTCCTTGTGGGCTACGAAAGGAATGTATTTTCCAGTTCATGGAAAACTTCAG ATCTTACTGTTGGGAACATAAACCAGTTCAGATCTTACCGGATAAAGAATCTAGAGGGCCTTCACAGTGTACGATATGCCTGGATTTGGTTGAACACCTTCCACTGTACAGTGTATTGAAAAGTCCTTGTTGTAAAAATGCTTGGTTTCATCGAGAATGCTTGCAG TATCAAGCTTTGAGTGCTGGGATATTTTTCTTTAGGTGCACAGTATGTAATAACAAGGAcaaatttcaggaagaaatgtTGAGAATGGGCATACACATTCCAGAAAA GGATGCGTCTTGGGAACTTGAAGAGAATGCATATCAAGACCTGCTGCAATGCTATCAACACTGTGACATTAGAAGATGTCTCTGCAAAAAAGGAAGAGACTATAATGAACCTGACAG taaGTGGGAAATAAAGCGTTGTCAGTCTTGTGGTTCCCGTGGAACTCACTTGGCCTGTTCGTCTATGAAGTCATGGGAGCAAAACTGGGAGTGTGTGGAATGCAGAAGTATCTTTGCAAAACCAG GGAAatacagcaaacagaaaaagcgttctTTGGCTACCTCTGAAAAGACAGATGGGACAACTTGTTTGCTGGAAGAGCCATCTCCAAAGTACCCTCGGCAGTCACCTGGATCTCAACACAGCTTTCTCCA ATCACCAAAGATAATATGCCAGAACAACTTATCACCCTGCTCACGCCTAGAACTTCCACCATCCAACAGAATGACAATGTCTTTATCTCCACTGATGTCAAACAGCAACTGGTCCTTgagaaaaaa GCAATTAAGAACACAAAGAAGGGAAGTTTCCAGTATACTTAAGGAGTTAAAGCAACAAATTAGTACAAAAACTACAAGGCTTAACATCAATACAGAAAATATCTGGAATACTGCTTTAAAAGGATTTAGGCAGCGTAACTTCAGACCTACAAACACCATTGAAGTAAAGTTCACAAACTGCAAAAATAGATTAAAGACAGATACTTCTACTGAATCAAAAAACCTTTTCTTCCAACTACTAATGGGACATCTTCAGAATTCATCATTGTTTGAGGGCTCTTCTGCAAAGAACCTGTCCCTAGATTTGCAAG ctCTAAAAGAGAATCTATATTTTGAAGCTGGGAAAATGATTGCAGTTTCTCTAGTTCACGGTGGTCCATCTCCtggtttcttttccaaaatattgTTCAATTGTCTTGTCTACGGTCCAGAGAATGTGAAGCCAAACTTGGACGATGTTGCTGATACTGATGTAgcacaaacaataaaaaag ATAAAATATTCAAGCAGTCTGTCTAGCCTACAGTCAACTATACACGAGTGCTATGatttccttgctgctgctggatgtTTAAGACCTATAACAGATTTGTGTGATAAGGATATGCTGGTGAATGACTTATTGACCTATCATGTAATCAAGAGGATTATTTCACCCTTAGAAag TTTTAGGCAAGGATTGAAAACTCTCGGTGTGctagagaaaatggaaatgcaTCCAGTTGCATTCTCTAGCATATTTTGCCACAAACCTGAAAGACTTTCAGCAGAAACTCTCTGTGACCTATTTACAATCCATTGCTCATCGGGTGTAAAGGAAGTTGGAGGTGCTGATTTTTGGATGGGTTATTTGCAAGATGTGGAAA GTGGTGAGTCTGTAGTGACGTTGGAGGATATTCTGTACTTTGTAACAGGTTCTTTTTCCATACCGCCTATTGGTTTTGATCCTGAACCTACTATTAAATTTCTGTATGTAGGTTATCCCATTGGAAACAGACTCCTGAATTGCTTAGAGCTTCCAATAACAAAGACATAtgagagttttaaaaataaaatggagctCACCATCAGAAACACACTCAGAGTCGAAAGAGAATGA